A single genomic interval of Arctopsyche grandis isolate Sample6627 chromosome 8, ASM5162203v2, whole genome shotgun sequence harbors:
- the mrn gene encoding general transcription factor IIH subunit 4 marionette, which yields MGEVGKSSKTPSFNQPTNLQCKDLYDYLKSRTPQVLDTLYGHPTICLAVYRDLPEMARHYVIRLLFVEQPVPQAVVASWGSQTYSKEHNEVCKSLSELSVWQEAPIPGGLLGWTLSQSFKKNLKVALLGGGRPWSMSGVAEKSAHNRDVTFLDAYAIERWECVLHYMVGSQQTEGISADAVRILLSAGLMARDTEDGSTVITRAGFQFLLLGTGKQVWLFLLHYLQTASQRGLDAAQCLAFLFQLSFSTLGKDYSTDGMSNNMLIFLQHLREFGLVYQRKRKAGRFYPTRLAMNIACTRSTAPNAVATAPTAQAGYIVVETNYRVYAYTDSNLQVALLGLFTELLYRFPNLVVGVLTRESVRQALRGGITAEQIINYLEQHSHPQMLASENYAQTPSPVPPTVVDQIKLWQNERNRFIYTEGVVYNQFLSQADFVVLKEHAQQLGVLVWDSERTRTMVVTKQGHDDVKKFWKRYSKSS from the exons ATGGGTGAAGTTGGAAAATCTTCAAAAACGCCCAGTTTTAACCAACCAACTAATTTACAATGTAAAGATTTGTACGATTACTTGAAATCTAGAACTCCACAAGTATTGGATACTCTGTATGGACATCCAACTATATGTCTTGCAGTATATCG TGATCTACCTGAGATGGCACGACACTATGTTATCCGACTATTGTTTGTGGAACAACCAGTGCCTCAAGCTGTCGTAGCGTCCTGGGGATCTCAAACGTACTCAAA AGAGCACAATGAAGTTTGCAAATCGCTGTCTGAACTCTCAGTTTGGCAAGAAGCACCAATCCCAGGTGGTCTTCTAGGATGGACCCTTTCACAATCATTTAAGAAGAATCTCAAAGTGGCTCTCCTTGGAGG AGGTCGACCCTGGAGCATGTCAGGTGTCGCTGAGAAAAGCGCCCACAACCGTGATGTTACTTTTTTAGATGCTTACGCTATAGAAAGGTGGGAATGTGTATTACATTATATGGTAGGAAGTCAGCAAACTGAAGGAATTAGCGCTGATGCTGTAAGGATTTTACTCTCGGCTGGTTTAATGGCAAG GGATACCGAAGATGGTTCGACTGTTATCACTCGTGCTGGTTTTCAATTTCTTCTATTAGGCACAGGAAAACAAGTCtggctttttttattacattatcttCAAACTGCCAGTCAAAGAGGACTAGATGCCGCTCAGTGTCTTGCATTCCTTTTTCAACTGAGTTTCAGTACCCTCGGAAaa GATTACAGTACTGATGGTATGAGCAATaatatgttgatatttttacaacATTTACGTGAATTTGGATTAGTATATCAACGAAAG CGGAAAGCTGGACGTTTTTATCCTACAAGATTAGCAATGAATATTGCATGCACAAGAAGTACGGCTCCAAATGCCGTAGCGACTGCACCAACTGCTCAAGCAGGCTATATCGTAGTTGAGACAAACTATCGAGTGTACGCTTATACAGATAGTAATCTCCAAGTAGCGCTATTAGGTCTTTTTACAGAACTGTTGTACAG ATTTCCTAACTTAGTTGTGGGAGTACTTACAAGAGAGTCGGTACGACAAGCTTTACGCGGAGGAATTACAGCTGAACAAATAATAAACTATTTAGAACAGCATTCACACCCACAG ATGCTGGCATCTGAAAACTATGCTCAAACACCGTCACCTGTACCACCAACCGTGGTGGATCAAATTAAGCTTTGgcaaaatgaaagaaatcgttTTATTTACACTGAAGGTGTTGTTTATAACCAGTTCCTATCTCAG GCCGAT